A single window of Nicotiana tomentosiformis chromosome 1, ASM39032v3, whole genome shotgun sequence DNA harbors:
- the LOC104113336 gene encoding hyoscyamine 6-dioxygenase-like: MANMLVSSWAKNVDTMPENYVMPPDKRPGELVSIGSNIPVIDLAKSSNHAGIVQEILKASQEFGLFQVINHGISEKLMDDVMDLFKELFDMSAEEKENFCSKVSNTSCKLYGSGMNYADEEVHYWKDLLIQPVFPIEEQRQPWLDKPARYRDLVETYSAEMRTLSKRILELMGEGVGLEEGYFGKELSERQALIVNHYPPCPDPSSAMGSPPHCDPNLLTFLQQKVYGLQIFKDGHWIGVHPLPYAFVVIIGYQLQIISNNKLVAGEHRAVTNSESGRTSIGTFVAPAGDCIVEPTKALVNGGSPALFRAFKYQEFLDDFVAKKDSQKTLEAFKIKP; the protein is encoded by the exons ATGGCAAATATGCTTGTTTCAAGCTGGGCTAAGAACGTTGACACAATGCCTGAAAATTATGTAATGCCACCTGATAAAAGACCTGGTGAACTTGTCTCAATTGGTAGCAACATCCCAGTGATTGATCTAGCAAAATCATCCAATCATGCTGGTATAGTCCAAGAAATACTAAAAGCCAGTCAGGAATTTGGTTTATTTCAG GTTATAAACCATGGAATATCGGAGAAGCTGATGGATGATGTAATGGATTTATTTAAGGAGTTGTTCGACATGTCTGCTGAGGAGAAGGAAAACTTTTGCTCTAAGGTTTCAAATACGAGCTGCAAATTATATGGAAGTGGGATGAATTACGCTGACGAAGAGGTACATTATTGGAAAGATCTTCTCATACAGCCCGTGTTTCCCATTGAAGAACAGAGACAACCTTGGCTTGACAAGCCAGCTAGATACAG GGATCTAGTTGAAACATATTCAGCAGAGATGAGGACTTTGAGCAAGAGGATCTTGGAACTGATGGGTGAAGGAGTGGGACTAGAAGAAGGGTATTTTGGGAAGGAGTTGAGTGAAAGACAGGCCCTGATTGTGAACCATTATCCCCCTTGTCCAGACCCAAGTTCAGCCATGGGTTCACCTCCTCATTGTGACCCTAACCTCTTAACTTTCCTTCAGCAAAAAGTTTATGGACTTCAGATCTTCAAAGATGGCCACTGGATTGGGGTTCATCCTCTTCCCTATGCATTTGTTGTCATCATTGGTTACCAGCTGCAG ATTATCAGCAACAATAAGCTAGTAGCTGGCGAACACCGTGCAGTTACGAATTCAGAAAGTGGTCGGACTTCAATAGGGACTTTTGTTGCTCCTGCTGGAGATTGCATAGTGGAGCCAACAAAGGCTCTTGTCAATGGTGGCAGTCCTGCACTTTTTCGGGCTTTCAAatatcaggagtttcttgatGACTTTGTGGCCAAAAAGGATTCTCAGAAGACACTAGAGGCGTTCAAGATTAAACCTTAG